The Triticum urartu cultivar G1812 chromosome 6, Tu2.1, whole genome shotgun sequence genome includes the window GTGCTCGTCATCGAAACACCTGCTGCAGGGCGAAACCCCGACTGCACCAAAGAAACTATCCTAACATAAAGTCATTCAAATATAACAACCTCATCTAGATAAACTTGAGGCCGCAGAACGAACAAAGAGTAGACTGGCAAACAACCATTACCCCAGACCCCAATGTCTTATTTGGACCTAATTCTGGAGATATATTATATTAAACAAATGCACATACCAAACACAATCATCTTATGATGCTAAATATGGAACTCTAAATATTTGCCAGCCATCCAACAATATTCAGGGTTAATTGCAGTGAAAATGAGAATGCCACTTCTAAAATTCAACACAAAACTGTTACATCACGTACCAAAAAAGAAAAACATCGACACGCTTGATTTTTGATTGCTAGAAAACTATAAATTCACTATGAAAGCTATGCCAAAACCGGTAAGTACTTCAGGCCAAGGTGCAAATATCATCTTTATCATCATGCTGTGATTACCATGTAAGATGAACAAGTGGTTGCACCAATCACCTAATCATTGTTGTATATAATCCAGACAGGCTAACTGTACACACCACCCATTAGGTGTATAACCAGTCAACAACTATACGAACTACAGAAAGGTAATACTAAAGTAACTGATTGTCTGATTGTGACGATTACtcaaatataagagcgtttagatcacaactttagtgatctaaatgctcttatgtTTCTTTACAAAGGGAGTATTTCTCATTATACGGTGAAGTCTGGCATGCCAAAAAATACTCATCCGTTTTTGAATTAAATAGCTACCGGTGAAAGCTATAACATAAATTCGTCAATCCAAAGCCATGGTCATCCATGACTCTCTGTGCACACATATGCTTGCTTGCTGGTATGCAAGGGCATACACCACACATGGCATACACCCAAGGTCAAACAAATCATGCCTAGTAAACTGAAGAACTCTATGAAAGTAGATAAATTGTTTTAGTTTAAATACTTCCACAAATCTCTTTTGCACAATTCCTAGGAGCGTACATTTAAAAAGATAACTAAGTGGACATATTTGAGTATAACACATGTCTAAATCAATTATGTGAAATTTATTCCAGGTTCTCTTAATATGGTCACAGTAGGTAAGTGATAAGAATCCAGTTAGCTAATAGTATGTCTTATCTGTAATAAGAGGTCCTATGTTTAATCATCAATGATGGTAATATACATGTTACTGTTCATGGCATTATTCGTTCAGAACCGACTTTAATTCAAACAACAAATAAGAGATGACCAACTGCCAGAGGCACCCCAAGGATATAAGAATCTGAAGGTTTTACTCATTTTGAAGTTACAGTCAACTTACCCAAGGAGCATACTGTGAGTCGTCATCCTTTCTTGTACTCATTCCATTTTTCTTCTCGAGAAGGGTTTTCCCTTCACCTGAGCAGTCTGAAACTAGCAAGTGGAGTCTCTCGCTTCCCTGCATCAAAATAAATGTCAAAAAAACCTACATATTTCCATTCATGTATTGCTGACACAGATTTGCTATATATGTCATAGTGTAATCTCTAGCTCTCTACCAACAAAAGAAGACATGCAATGCAGTATAGCTCCATCCAACAGTCACCAAGTAGCAACTGCGTCATTGCCAATAACTCCCTTCCTAATTAACAAGACTTTCAATAACGTATTTGACTTACATGCCCTCTATAGTTTATATCCTCTGGAATTTTTGTGCACAAATTGTGCCCTACACACTACATACCAGTGCTGACTTCTGAGGGAGTATATGTTCACAAGTTGAAATTCAAACAAACTGGAATATGTTTGACATGTTTTGAACCTGGAGAGCTCGCCAGTGAGAATAAGCTCGAAACAGCGTCCAAAAAAATGGTATGTTCGGCAAAGGCAGTACCTGTAGATGAATAAAGAGTGTTCTGTTATGAAAGTTATTTGTCTTATGTAATAAAATACAACAATGCATCATACAATCAGATCCTTTGATTAACCAGATGATGGTAAAACCAGTAACCAGCATAATTAAATACAATAACTACATCATAAATGATTAACTACTAAACCATTTACAGGATAGAATGAACCACACTTCCACAAAAACAATCAGCACACAATACATGCCATGACTTTATCTTTCATTAACTGAATGAACATTGTGAATGTAAATCATACTTCCACAAACCTAAATCTGGTTCTCTAATCTTAACAATACACAAAATGACCTTATTATTTTCCTTTTGTTAATTTGAAGTACTAAGCCACAAAGTAGAGCGAGCACACAAGGAAGTTGCTTCAAGTAATAGACCTCAACCAACTGACATGTGTGCAACCTAGAAGGCTAGAATGCAGCAAAAACAAATATGTACATGATGTAACCATCACAAAGAAGATCTCATGATATCTTTGATCAACTCTTAACGGCAGTAAAATCAACGACAGATACAAAATAACAATATCTTTGGAATACATTTGAATAAATCCAATAGGCACACTTTCATTGATTGTAGCTAACACTCAAATTCTTACCATGAAAACGCTCGTTACTGGAAGCATGCAAATGCTGCCATACAGATATTTTTTGTGAATAGCTGCACCCCTAATACTCAAAAACCATGTAGAGACAAAGGTGTCAGGAAAGATCTAAATCGAACTAAACAATACACTTGTAAGGTCATAAAGCAATCACCTAACAGCAATGTGCCGCAGGCGTCGGCGCACGAGACGAGGATTTATACTGCAGTTACAAATTATGATTTAGAATAAATACTTAGGGGGGTAAGAGAAGGTATGTGAGTTCAAAAATGCCAGGTAACTGCATGGCAGGGAAAGACAAGTTTGCAAAAATTGTTGAAGCCAGATATATGCACAAAGTTCATCATACAGAACCCATCTAAATATACTAAAAGTATATATACATATGTCTGTCTCCTGCTCATAGTTAACGAGTTCTATCATTGGCGGCAATGCATATTCCCTGCTAATGGGAAGAAAattctatgagaccaggtctcattCCCCATCACGTGAGACCCCACCCAGAAAATGACACGGGTTTGGCACCCATCTCAAAGCATCTTCTTCTCCAAGCTTTACATCTCTGCCAAATTTCCATCGGCCGGCAATGTCTATCTCGTGGCTAGCCTTCTCCTAATGACAGTTGACTACCTGTGGCTGTAACCGGCCTGCCTGCCTGACTCTCACTCTGTACGGCCATGGCCACGCCGATGGAGGCGATCTGCAGGTGCAGAGCATGTCATTCTGATCACATCTCTGCAGTACAGTGAACCGCCGATGCCGCGATGGCCTTGGAGGCCGGTAGGCTGGATGGTTTTTGTACAACGAAGATGGCTAAGGATAAAAGAACAAGCTAGTAACAAACTAGCAATACGATGCTGTAGTTTTGGAATAGAACAGAAGTGGTTCGCCAGTAGCCATCACCAATTGAGCGATTGGTTCTGAGTCATGGCTCGCTAGCTGAAGCTGCACACTAGATGGGATTAAGGAGATAGAAGATGCTAATAGTCTGAGCTCCACGGTTTAAACAGATTGCTCGGCTGGGGATATCTTTGGGGAAGCAGATGCTTTGAGATATGTGCTAGACACGTGTCGTTTTCTGGGTGGGGTCTCACGTAATTGGAAAAGAGACCCGGTCTCATAGGATTTTTTTTCGTGCTAATGGCATATTACTTATGTACCTTCAGTAATAACGGATCTCCCTCCGATCTAAAGTAAGTGTCGATGTTTTGCACTCGGGCTAGTTCAAAACTGTGACACTTATTATGGATCAGAGGTAGTACTATTTACATTCAGAATCACAAACATCAGAAGATGTGCAATACAAGACCAACTGTTTTGAAGACCAACTCAGTAAGCACTAGCACCTTCCAACTATTTGAACACCACAAacccaaagaaaaaaaaatacaACTCAACTGGCATGCATATTTTACAGCCATGAAGAAACAATAACGCAAGCTTATCACCACTTACCTTGCAGGGTGGACGATTTCAAGCATGGAGACATCCTTGGTCAGTGACTTCAACAGAGTCTCTGATGGCCGCACCCGCGAAAGCAGCTTTAACCCAAAGCTGCACCACAACAAAGCTCAGTGTCTGATCGATCTTGCCACGCCCTTCCACACAACACACGCCAAATCTTAAACGCCCGACCTGTGGATCCGCCTCTTTACTGATCCCTCCGGCGCGCTGCCGAAACCAATCCACGCCCTGTTCATCTGCACACCCGAAAACAATATGCTAGTTACTCAATCAATAGTTGGTTCTCCCTGGCGAGTAACTTCTGCCCGGTTAAACATGTTACAGTGGCACATGCTTTAGTGCAATGGATCTTACTATGGAGGAATACAAGTAGGGTGGAAAGGACATGGAAACAGACAGAGCTATGTGCTGTCTATGAGGACGGCATACATGCATAAGAAAAACAGAAATTTCCATGTGTAAATCCAGAAATTTCACTTCCATTTGTGTTTCAACCGGAAGTCGTCATCCCATTTATGTCTTCATAATTTTATATTTTTACCTCTGAAAGACTGTTTCTGTACCATTTTCATCCTTAGACAAAATAAACCTCACGCACTTGTTAATGCATTTCCCTGCTGAAGAAAGGACCTGTGGAGGCCCAAGTATATCACATCTCACTTACAAGCATGAACAGACAGTAGAAAACTAGAAATTAATCTGTGGAGGATGGCATTTCTCAACAAGGTGACAGTAGAAAACTAGAAATTAATCTGTGGAAGATGGCATTTCACAACAAGGTTCAGTGTTCGCAAGTCGCAACAGATTGATTTCAACTGAAAACGTCAGTACATATCAATGCATGTTAACTAAACATTGGAAAACGAAATTCTACGAATTAATAGAACGCAGCCACGGTGAGATCCGGGACGGTTTAGCATCATCGGATCAACAAGAACATCAGCCGGTTTTGCTGCGGCCACATCAAGTGAACCAAAAACATTCGGCTGGAGCTGCCGAGATCATATGGTTCATTCATGCCCACCTAAGACCGTATACCGCAGGCACAGGCTAAGAGACACGCATAGCGAAAGGATGAATGCGACGGGCGGAGGAGGGGGGAGAGAGTGGGGGGCATTCCATCGAGCACCTtgtcggcgacgaagtcggccacgGCCTCGGCGTTCTCGGGCGCCGTGCGGCCGCCGGCGGAGATCCCGAGCCAGAGGTCCTTGAGGGTGGGCGGCGGCGGGAGAGCGCCGCTGcccgcggcggaggcggaggcggaggtggCGGGGAGGACAGGGCGCGGGCGGGCGAAGCACCAGGCGCGGCCCCTGATGGGGAATACGACGACGCGGGCCTGCATGGCGGTGGCGGGGAGGCCGCCGGCGAGAGGCGAGGGGGAAGTGGCGGTTGATCGCGGCGGGGGACGCGGcggggcggtggtggcggcgagGTGGTCCGGTGTGGAGCCTGTCGAGTGGGGTGTGAGGAGGCGACACCGACTCTTTTGTCTAGGTGGCGCGGGGTCGGGCTTTCTCGGGCGTCGGATCGGGATCGGAAGGCTTGACGAGATCATTACAAGTTTTTCTTTTTTGGACATTATGAGTTACTGCCAGTTCAGTGGAAAACACTGCTGTCAAGAAAAAATACTCCTAGTTCAGTGGAAAACACAAAACTGAATTTGAATATTCCAAAATACCGACTAGAATGTAGAAGCACAGACTCACGCGCACCACTGAAAACTCGAGATGCGAAGTTTTGGTCATAGACACCTTGTCGAGCGCCACCTTCCTTTGAAAGAATAGAAGTCAGGTAGTGACTCGCCCAACAGTATCAAATAATTTTTGTGTAATTTCACACCATAAAGTGGTATGTATTTACATGATAGGACAAATACAAATAGGCGCATAAATCGAAAAGCGAACCACATTTGTTTTGCGTTTCTTAGTGAAAGCGGAACGAGCATGGAAACATGTGTAACGTGATCTGGATGCCCTCGAGCATCATGTTATGCTCCTTGCAATTTGTGCACACGCATAACGTTATGATTCCGGGTGTCCGTTCAAGTAGCTTTAACATCTTAAAAACATACACCCATTGTTGTCATCAGGGTCATGGCACTATATGAAAAGATGCTAGTTCACGGGAGGTTACAGAAAAAAAAAATTACGGGACAAGGTGGGCGGTTATGGAGAAAATCAGAGGGTGGAACCCCACAGGTGAAATTTCAGGGGGAGGGGCTAATTTGTGAGGACACACTATCCCCATGTGATATTTGTATGATGGACTCCGTAAGTCTAGAATTATTGCAATACATGCATACTTTTTATAGTTTTTATTTCTTAAACTAGATCATCCAAAACAAATGGAATTTCACCCCTAGATACAATACAATACTCCCTCCACTCTTTAGATGGTGTATACACTGAGTCAAAAATCAATGTTTTCTAAGTTTGACCAAGCATATAAACAGAAATATGAAGATAAACAATTCTAAATCAATATCAACATATATACTATCACATACATTTTTATAATGTATTTATTTCATTTGTACTTGTTGATAGTTTCTTCTATATATATGTTTGATCAAACTTAGAAACAGTTGACTTTTTAACGGAACTATACTCCATCTATTCAGggaaggagggagtacaagaCACACTGGTTAACTCATTTCTGAGAGAAAACTTTCTCTTGGGCCATAGTGTAACACAAATCTCATTTGCAAGCATTAACGGACAATATTTTCCTGTTTCTTTTTATTCAGAATATAAGTTGCCTTGAATCAAATTTCAAATTTTAACCAGATTatagaagaaaaaaatatgaacatttacAAAATCATATCAACATCATCAGATGCATCATGGAATCAATTTTGCATATATTTTTAGTATTATAGGTGTTGATACTTTCTAATataaatttgataaaaaaattaCAAAGTTTAATTTAAGAAAAATCTTGTAAGCCAAAGTAAAAAAGAAACGGAAGATAGCTGGGAACATATTCTGAGAGGGAGGTTCTAGGAAACACCTCCAAAGCCGTCTAATCACCATCGAACGAACGGCATTTTTCTGCTCAGGCAGTTTTCACCTCCGAACTTAGCCATTCTTACAAAATTGCCGTGGCAACTGTACTTTATTTGGCATGGGTTCACGGGGGAGAACGCTCCGAGAAGACATTCCCTAGATATTACGATCCAAAAGAAAAAGAGACGGAGGAAGTAAACAAACACACCACGCCAACAAGAAACCAAGGAGATCAAACAAGGGTCGAAACTAGTCGCGATTACCATAGGCAGCACACGGGGCGACCTCCCAGAATTTACAGGGTTCATCCAGAAGACGCATCGCATACGACAGGAAACGCAGCCCATCATCAGGTCTAACAACGGCTACCGCCACCACCCCTCTACATCAAGTCTGTCAGGGCAAGCAGAAAGGTTTTTCAGCAGGGAACGCTACGAGCATCTATGTACAACCAGTTCAGTTCAGTTCAGTTCCACGCCCTAAGCAACCACTAGACCCACTTGTCATCCGGGCCTCCCGCCCACTTGTCATCGCCACCTCCTGCCCACTTGTCATCGACGGCTCCTGCCTCTGGCGCTGAACCTGGCGCTCCAGCCTCCTGCTGGGgcagtggaggaggaggaggcagaggcagaTCATCTTCTGGCGTTCCATCCTCCTCATGCTGGGTCAGTGGAGGGGGAGGAGGCAGAGGCAGATCATCTTCTGGAGCCGCAGCCGGAGAAGCTGGAGTCTCCTGCTGGGTGATCGCAGACGGAGGTGGAGTTCCTGGCGGCGGGCCTGGCAGAGCGGCTTCCAAGTCCTCGCCTGGAGCCGGCTGAGACGCCCCGGCTTCAGTGGCTGGTGCCGCGCCTCCGTCGACCGTTGGTGGTCGATCGCGGTTGCGCTTCTTGAAGTGCATCTCACAGATGAGCTCGGCATGCTCCTCGTGGTTCTTCCTCACGTAGTTGTCCATGCACTTGATGTATGAGAAGTCTGTTTGGGTCCCATCTGATGACACCACGTAAAAGCACCGGCTGTCCTGGAAAACGTGGTGCTTGTTGACCT containing:
- the LOC125515618 gene encoding uncharacterized protein LOC125515618, encoding MQARVVVFPIRGRAWCFARPRPVLPATSASASAAGSGALPPPPTLKDLWLGISAGGRTAPENAEAVADFVADKMNRAWIGFGSAPEGSVKRRIHSFGLKLLSRVRPSETLLKSLTKDVSMLEIVHPASINPRLVRRRLRHIAVRGAAIHKKYLYGSICMLPVTSVFMVLPLPNIPFFWTLFRAYSHWRALQGSERLHLLVSDCSGEGKTLLEKKNGMSTRKDDDSQYAPWNFQPSQKLDGFLKRRGLDEGLDCDTISRICQTYDLDKVDVLKYRDLEWPSSASRTT